DNA sequence from the Thauera sedimentorum genome:
GAAGTCGTTGTCATGCACGCGCAGCGCCTCGCCCAGCGTCACTGCGTCCTCCAGCGCCATGCACGCACCCTGCGCCATGTACTGCGTGGTCGGGTGGGCGGCGTCGCCCAGCAGGGTGGCGCGGCCAAAAGTCCATTGGCCGATCGGCTCGCGGTCGGCGGTGGCCCAGCGCTTCCAGCTCTTGGGCAGGTCGATGAGCTGGCGGGCCTTGGGGCAGATGCCCTGGAAGTAGCTCTGCACCTCTTCCGGGCTGCCTTCGGTGACGCCCCACTCTTCCTGCTCGCGGCTGTGGAAGGTGACCACCACGTTGTACTGCTCACCGCCGCGCAGCGGGTAATGCACCAGGTGGCAGTTGGGCCCCACCCAGATGCTGGCCGCGTTCCACTGCAGCTCGGCGGGGAAATCCTGCTTGTCCACCACCGCGCGGTACACCACGTGGCCGGTGACCCGCGGCGGGTCATTGACGTACTGCGCGCGCACCACCGACTTGACGCCGTCGGCGCCGATCAGCGCCAGGCCGTGGTGGGCATTGCCGTGCTGGTCGAACACGGTCACGCCTTCGTCGTCCTGCTCGATGCGCTCCACCCGGGTCGAGGTGAGGAACTCCACCCGGCCGGTCTCCTGCGCGCCTTCGAGCAGCGACAGATGCACGTCCACCCGGTGGATGACCGCGTAGGGGTTGCCGAAGCGCTTGCGGAAGGCCTCGCCGGTGGGGATGCGGCCGACCAGGGTTTCGTCGAGCGCATCGTGCATCACCATCTCATCGGTGTACACAGCGCGGCCGCGCGCCTTCTCGCCCACGCCCAGGGCGTCGAAGGCGTGGAAGGCGTTGGGGCCGAGCTGGATGCCGGCGCCGATCTCGCCGATCTCCGGCGCCTGTTCCAGCACCTTCACCGCAAAGCCGCGGCGCACCAGCGCGAGCGCTGCCGCCAGGCCGCCGATGCCGCCGCCGGCGACGATCACGGGTCGTTGTTGGCTCATGTCTCTCTCCTCTCTCTTCGTCCGTCCGCCTGGGGGCGGCTTATTCGGCCGCGCCGATGGTCAGCGCGATCCCGCCGACGCGGTCGATGTGGCCGGCCAGGCGGTCGCCCGGCTTGACCGCGCCCACGCCTTCCGGGGTGCCGGTGTAGATCAGGTCGCCGGGCTGCAGGTGGTAGAACTTCGACAGGTCGGCGATCAGCTCGGGGATGCTCCAGATCAGCTGCGACAGGTCGGCCGACTGGCGGGGTTCGCCATTCACCTCCAGACGGATCGCCCCGCTGCCGAGGATGTCCAGCTCGCCGATCGGGACGATCTCGGCACATACTGCGGACAGCTCGAAGTCCTTGCCCAGATCCCAGGGCCGGCCCTGCTCGCGGGCCACCAGCTGCAGGTCGCGGCGGGTCATGTCCAGGCCGGCGGCGTAGCCGTAGATCAGGCTGGCGGCATCGGATTCGGTGACGCGGAAACCCGGCGCGCCGATGGCGACCACCAGCTCCATCTCGTGGTGGTAATTGCTGGTGCCGGTGGGGTACGGCACGGTGGCGCCGGATTCGACCAGCGTGGAAGCAGCCTTGGTGAAGTAGAAGGGCTGCGCATTGGCCTTGTCGACCGGCACGCCCATCTCCACCGCGTGGGCGTGGTAGTTGCGGCCCACGCAGAAGATGCGATTGACCGGGTAGCGCGCTTGCAGGCCGCGCACCGGCAGGGAGTACACCGGG
Encoded proteins:
- a CDS encoding 3-hydroxybenzoate 6-monooxygenase, translated to MSQQRPVIVAGGGIGGLAAALALVRRGFAVKVLEQAPEIGEIGAGIQLGPNAFHAFDALGVGEKARGRAVYTDEMVMHDALDETLVGRIPTGEAFRKRFGNPYAVIHRVDVHLSLLEGAQETGRVEFLTSTRVERIEQDDEGVTVFDQHGNAHHGLALIGADGVKSVVRAQYVNDPPRVTGHVVYRAVVDKQDFPAELQWNAASIWVGPNCHLVHYPLRGGEQYNVVVTFHSREQEEWGVTEGSPEEVQSYFQGICPKARQLIDLPKSWKRWATADREPIGQWTFGRATLLGDAAHPTTQYMAQGACMALEDAVTLGEALRVHDNDFARAFDLYQRSRIARTARIVLSSREMGRIYHAKGVERLVRNELWKGRTAERFYDAMEWLYGWNADNCLART
- a CDS encoding fumarylacetoacetate hydrolase family protein produces the protein MSQTQYLFTPPPVYSLPVRGLQARYPVNRIFCVGRNYHAHAVEMGVPVDKANAQPFYFTKAASTLVESGATVPYPTGTSNYHHEMELVVAIGAPGFRVTESDAASLIYGYAAGLDMTRRDLQLVAREQGRPWDLGKDFELSAVCAEIVPIGELDILGSGAIRLEVNGEPRQSADLSQLIWSIPELIADLSKFYHLQPGDLIYTGTPEGVGAVKPGDRLAGHIDRVGGIALTIGAAE